In Streptomyces capitiformicae, one genomic interval encodes:
- a CDS encoding Uma2 family endonuclease, which translates to MSAQTHMYAVSDPEAALKYAIQYIEGERAQIIEGIIQPVIPSWDHEGVAYQVYEQLGPALRRLGCQVGSGNLDLPGTSNWYIPDLAVVPKELTKGAYALVPDQTLLIVEVTSEANGDTDRTVKRKRYAEYGAPLYLLVDRQERSCTLYASPGRLGYTEVKGPLQFGAPVPLPEPFALELDTSEF; encoded by the coding sequence ATGAGCGCTCAGACGCATATGTATGCCGTCTCCGACCCCGAAGCAGCACTCAAGTACGCGATTCAGTACATCGAGGGCGAACGGGCGCAGATCATCGAGGGCATCATCCAGCCGGTCATCCCCTCCTGGGACCACGAAGGCGTCGCGTACCAGGTCTACGAGCAACTCGGCCCCGCGCTCCGCAGACTGGGCTGCCAGGTCGGCTCCGGCAATCTGGACCTGCCGGGGACGAGCAACTGGTACATCCCGGATCTGGCCGTCGTCCCGAAAGAACTCACCAAGGGCGCGTACGCCCTCGTCCCCGACCAGACGCTGCTGATCGTCGAGGTCACCTCGGAGGCGAACGGCGACACGGACCGCACCGTCAAACGGAAGCGCTACGCCGAGTACGGCGCCCCGCTCTACCTGCTCGTCGACCGCCAGGAGCGGTCCTGCACGCTCTACGCCAGCCCCGGCCGCCTCGGGTACACGGAGGTCAAGGGCCCGCTGCAGTTCGGAGCCCCCGTTCCCCTCCCCGAACCGTTCGCCCTGGAACTCGACACTTCGGAGTTCTGA
- a CDS encoding class I SAM-dependent methyltransferase, whose translation MTQSPSATEPQLPSVREEILAYYEQDKEDARLREGAGRLEFWRTQEILRRLLPGAPARVLDVGGGTGVHAEWLAGDGYEVEVVDPVPMHVERAGRLPGVTARQGDARALPAEDAAYDVVLLLGPLYHLPERPDRVRALAEAHRAVRPGGVVVAATINRFAGLNDTLVQGNYFLPERRTRVDEVSADGRHRYSLEDPHFTTAYFADPAEVPGEFTEAGLVCEGRYGVEGVAWLMGGVEEWLDDPEHREAVLAATRRIESEPSLLGASGHLLTTGRRLP comes from the coding sequence ATGACTCAGTCACCGTCTGCCACCGAGCCCCAACTCCCTTCCGTGCGCGAGGAGATCCTCGCCTACTACGAGCAGGACAAGGAGGACGCCCGCCTCAGAGAAGGCGCCGGGCGGCTGGAGTTCTGGCGTACCCAGGAGATTCTGCGACGTTTGCTTCCCGGGGCTCCTGCGCGTGTGCTCGACGTCGGCGGGGGCACGGGCGTCCACGCGGAGTGGCTGGCGGGGGACGGGTACGAGGTCGAGGTCGTCGACCCCGTACCGATGCACGTCGAGCGGGCCGGCAGGCTGCCCGGGGTCACCGCCCGGCAGGGGGACGCCCGCGCGCTGCCCGCCGAGGACGCCGCGTACGACGTCGTGCTCCTCCTCGGGCCGCTCTATCACCTGCCCGAACGCCCGGACCGGGTACGGGCCCTGGCCGAGGCGCACCGGGCCGTCCGCCCGGGTGGGGTCGTCGTCGCGGCCACGATCAACCGGTTCGCGGGGCTCAACGACACGCTGGTGCAAGGGAACTACTTCCTGCCGGAACGCCGCACCCGCGTCGACGAGGTCTCGGCCGACGGCAGGCACAGGTACTCGCTCGAAGACCCGCACTTCACCACCGCCTACTTCGCCGACCCGGCCGAGGTGCCCGGCGAGTTCACCGAGGCGGGGCTCGTGTGCGAGGGCCGGTACGGCGTCGAGGGTGTGGCCTGGCTGATGGGCGGGGTGGAGGAGTGGCTGGACGACCCGGAGCACAGGGAGGCCGTCCTGGCGGCGACCCGGCGCATCGAGTCGGAGCCCTCGCTGCTGGGGGCGAGCGGGCATCTGCTGACCACAGGACGACGGCTTCCCTGA
- a CDS encoding DUF6186 family protein, translating to MTEHPVIGYLVWAVLFGALFAWEGLALVRTGDGFPTLSDALRAVMRYPFGRWALFALWLWFGWHTFVRGWHFLLRDAP from the coding sequence GTGACGGAGCATCCGGTGATCGGGTATCTCGTCTGGGCGGTGCTGTTCGGCGCCCTGTTCGCGTGGGAGGGCTTGGCCCTCGTCCGAACAGGTGACGGTTTCCCCACCCTCAGCGACGCCCTGCGTGCGGTGATGCGCTACCCGTTCGGGCGATGGGCGCTGTTCGCGCTGTGGCTGTGGTTCGGCTGGCACACCTTCGTCCGCGGCTGGCACTTCCTGCTCCGGGACGCACCATGA
- a CDS encoding methyltransferase domain-containing protein, giving the protein MDTTGPHTAENLAARFHDVDSSGVPEDSIVYLRKMEESESGRTVREVTYRALEAAEGRGADIGCGAGRAVADLVRLGKDAVGVDSSQAMRPPNSSGRNRRCTNHFWNQTAFRARVATTGREQRDGSASVQDGDNKPPELSVYPTFRPHRDA; this is encoded by the coding sequence GTGGACACCACCGGACCACACACGGCCGAAAACCTTGCCGCACGCTTCCACGACGTCGACTCGTCCGGCGTTCCCGAGGACTCCATCGTCTATCTGCGGAAGATGGAGGAGAGCGAGAGCGGCCGCACCGTGCGGGAGGTCACCTACCGCGCCCTGGAGGCCGCCGAGGGCAGGGGAGCGGACATCGGGTGCGGCGCCGGCCGCGCCGTCGCGGATCTCGTACGGCTCGGAAAGGACGCCGTGGGGGTCGACAGCAGCCAGGCCATGCGGCCACCGAACTCCTCCGGCCGCAACCGCCGGTGCACGAACCACTTCTGGAACCAGACCGCTTTCAGGGCGCGGGTGGCGACGACCGGGAGGGAACAGCGAGATGGGAGTGCCTCGGTCCAGGATGGAGACAACAAGCCGCCGGAATTATCCGTGTATCCGACGTTTCGTCCGCATCGTGACGCATGA
- a CDS encoding leucyl/phenylalanyl-tRNA--protein transferase has product MVSRCPCWEALDVLEGPPDGPVAFGADLSPAGLLAAYRAGVYPFPASDEYTRALNEVVFADQVQEGRIRLMGEGSADPYAVSWWSPDPRPVLPVPATHLSRSLARRLRNRLSWSTSLDRRFEEVVRECRAGRVPLWLTDELIASLVRLYELGHAHSVEVWEDGDLVGGVFGLRVGSVFSMDSMFFHRPGASKVAVTDLAARFAQAGGELLDAQRDSPHVRDLGGILVPREQYVRHLRRAAHDSLPMPTATLPAHRLAPPTGSPR; this is encoded by the coding sequence ATGGTGAGCCGATGCCCTTGCTGGGAGGCGCTGGACGTGCTGGAAGGGCCGCCCGACGGTCCGGTGGCCTTCGGCGCCGACCTCAGTCCCGCCGGGCTCCTGGCGGCGTACCGCGCCGGGGTCTATCCGTTCCCGGCATCCGACGAGTACACCCGCGCCCTCAACGAGGTGGTCTTCGCCGATCAGGTCCAGGAGGGCCGCATCCGGCTGATGGGCGAGGGTTCGGCCGATCCCTACGCCGTCTCCTGGTGGTCGCCCGACCCCAGGCCGGTGCTGCCCGTCCCAGCCACGCACCTCAGCCGGAGCCTCGCCCGGCGGCTGCGCAACCGGCTGTCGTGGTCGACCAGCCTGGACCGGCGGTTCGAGGAGGTCGTCCGCGAATGCCGCGCCGGCCGTGTCCCCCTGTGGCTCACCGACGAGCTGATCGCAAGCCTGGTCCGCCTGTATGAGCTGGGTCATGCGCACAGCGTCGAGGTGTGGGAGGACGGCGATCTGGTCGGCGGTGTCTTCGGCCTGCGGGTCGGATCTGTCTTCAGCATGGACTCGATGTTCTTCCACCGTCCCGGTGCCTCGAAGGTCGCGGTGACCGACCTCGCGGCGCGCTTCGCACAGGCCGGCGGCGAGCTGCTGGACGCACAGCGGGACAGCCCGCACGTCCGCGATCTGGGCGGCATTCTCGTACCGCGGGAGCAGTATGTGCGACACCTCCGCCGCGCCGCACACGACAGCCTCCCGATGCCCACCGCCACCTTGCCCGCCCACCGCCTCGCCCCGCCGACGGGATCGCCCCGGTGA
- a CDS encoding amino acid adenylation domain-containing protein, translating into MTERDHPPTESAALCVVLRNDGEQYAIWPADRRIPAGWRRIGGPEGAGWCGHLVERLWTDMRPASARTERWSPESGPSTVPELVRERARRTPSALAVISDEGRLSYAELTGRADRLAHQLRESGVDAESVVTVCLDRVPELVVALLAVLSSGGAFLPLDPATPRQRLAGLVGETGSRLIVSSREHAPMFAGCEARIVHAGEPAIQAPPGGPRPAPRPDDLAYVIYTSGSTGPPKGVMITHGSLAHSLTAVARAYELTPDDRVLHAAALGFDTSLEQIFAPLISGATLVLAGTHTWAPTDLLNRLPEHGITVADLTPAYWHRILSVPDRDESLASLRLVIVGGEVITTKDCRAILRRIPGARLVNAYGLTETTITSTLCDLNEEVLAAPDTAVAPIGRPLEGNHLHVLDAELRPVPPGERGEIYIGGPGLARGIWRQPALTAQQFLPDPHGSAPGDRMYRTGDLGRRRSDGNLEVLGRADDQMKIRGFRVDPAEVEAALASHPEIGQAMVVARTRSGGDRDLVAYFTPTSPPTGGEAVLHARMRSALAEVLPGYMIPAAFHAVERLPVTPGGKLDRKAMPEPVTAASPTTGADDRPVPQGMAQLWGQILDVDYVRPHDDFFELGGNSLLAMEMLARTRVVFGIGVTQIRDLTRSLLRYPTLAAFAESVRQARAGTLAHPDGGSVDFAAETDRRVPAVDGDAPAPDPRRPGDVLLTGATGFCGAHMIDELLRRTTGRILCLVRASDDQHGMERIRASHQRYVLSDLSSSRVQPVVGDLGKPELGLSPSRFEELGSTIDAIYHFGGQVNFIYPYHELRSANVDGTYEIIRLAADRAVPVHFTSSMAVLAGFGPAGVRKVTENTPLRFPDYLSVGYVETKWVAEALLKRASDAGLPVAVYRLMDVTGRSGTGVMNTSSELAALFDFIARTGLCPDVRLPLDFLPADHLARAIGHISTSGPAHGEVYHLTNPRPTLLNSLAERLRRREYPIQEIPYAEWIAALVRYAAGHPTDPITPFVPLFVDRCARADITVSEMYFQGVFTEFTRGNAERALVNAGIDIPPVDAEMMDRYIDFLQQTDGVRSVKSQGQGTARW; encoded by the coding sequence GTGACGGAACGTGATCACCCGCCGACAGAGTCGGCCGCGCTGTGCGTCGTGTTGCGCAACGACGGGGAGCAGTACGCGATCTGGCCCGCCGATCGCCGGATTCCGGCCGGGTGGCGTCGGATCGGCGGACCGGAGGGCGCCGGGTGGTGCGGGCACTTGGTGGAGCGCCTGTGGACCGACATGCGGCCCGCGAGCGCCCGTACGGAGCGGTGGTCCCCGGAATCCGGGCCGAGCACCGTGCCCGAGCTGGTCCGGGAGCGGGCACGGCGTACGCCGTCCGCGCTCGCGGTGATCTCGGACGAGGGCCGGCTCAGCTACGCCGAGCTGACCGGCCGCGCCGACCGGCTCGCTCACCAACTGCGGGAGTCGGGCGTCGACGCGGAGTCCGTCGTCACCGTATGCCTGGACCGCGTGCCCGAGCTGGTCGTCGCGCTGCTGGCGGTGCTGAGCTCCGGCGGCGCGTTCCTGCCCCTCGACCCGGCGACTCCGCGGCAACGGTTGGCCGGACTGGTCGGGGAGACCGGTTCACGCCTCATCGTCTCGAGCCGCGAGCACGCGCCGATGTTCGCCGGGTGCGAGGCGCGGATCGTCCACGCCGGGGAACCGGCCATTCAGGCGCCGCCGGGGGGACCTAGGCCGGCCCCCCGGCCGGACGACCTCGCCTACGTGATCTACACCTCCGGATCCACCGGACCTCCCAAGGGAGTGATGATCACCCACGGGTCGCTGGCCCACTCCCTCACAGCGGTGGCCCGCGCCTACGAACTGACGCCCGACGACCGGGTGCTGCACGCCGCGGCGCTCGGTTTCGACACCTCGCTGGAGCAGATCTTCGCCCCGTTGATCAGCGGCGCGACACTCGTCCTCGCGGGAACCCATACATGGGCGCCCACCGACCTGCTGAACCGACTCCCGGAGCACGGAATCACCGTCGCCGACCTGACCCCCGCCTACTGGCATCGGATCCTCTCCGTCCCGGACCGCGACGAGAGCCTCGCGTCACTGAGACTCGTCATCGTCGGCGGCGAGGTCATCACCACGAAGGACTGCCGTGCCATTCTGCGCCGGATCCCCGGCGCGCGGCTTGTCAACGCCTACGGGCTCACCGAGACCACCATCACCTCCACGCTCTGCGACCTCAACGAAGAAGTGCTCGCCGCGCCGGACACCGCCGTCGCCCCGATCGGCAGACCCCTGGAGGGGAATCACCTCCACGTGCTCGACGCCGAACTGCGCCCGGTGCCGCCGGGCGAGCGCGGCGAGATCTACATCGGCGGGCCGGGGCTGGCGCGCGGTATCTGGCGGCAACCCGCCCTGACCGCACAGCAGTTCCTGCCCGACCCGCACGGCTCGGCGCCGGGGGACCGGATGTATCGCACCGGGGATCTGGGCCGTCGGCGCTCGGACGGCAACCTGGAAGTGCTGGGCCGGGCCGACGACCAGATGAAGATCCGCGGGTTCCGGGTCGACCCGGCCGAGGTCGAGGCCGCGCTCGCCTCCCACCCGGAGATCGGCCAGGCGATGGTGGTGGCCCGCACGCGCTCCGGCGGCGACCGGGACCTCGTCGCGTACTTCACGCCGACCTCGCCGCCCACCGGCGGCGAGGCGGTGCTGCACGCACGGATGCGGTCGGCACTCGCCGAGGTCCTGCCGGGCTACATGATCCCGGCGGCCTTCCACGCGGTGGAGCGGCTGCCCGTCACGCCCGGCGGAAAGCTCGACCGCAAGGCCATGCCGGAACCCGTGACCGCGGCGTCGCCGACGACCGGCGCCGACGACCGTCCGGTGCCGCAGGGGATGGCCCAGTTGTGGGGCCAGATCCTGGATGTGGACTACGTCCGTCCGCACGACGACTTCTTCGAGCTGGGCGGCAACTCGCTGCTGGCCATGGAGATGCTCGCCCGGACCCGCGTCGTGTTCGGCATCGGGGTCACGCAGATCCGCGACCTGACCCGTTCCCTGCTGCGGTATCCGACGCTCGCCGCGTTCGCCGAGTCCGTACGCCAGGCACGTGCGGGCACACTGGCCCATCCGGACGGCGGGAGCGTCGACTTCGCCGCCGAGACCGATCGGCGCGTTCCGGCAGTGGACGGAGACGCGCCGGCTCCGGATCCCCGTCGCCCCGGCGACGTCCTCCTCACCGGGGCGACGGGGTTCTGCGGCGCGCACATGATCGACGAGCTGCTGCGCAGGACGACGGGGCGGATCCTTTGCCTGGTCAGGGCCTCCGACGACCAGCACGGCATGGAGCGGATCCGCGCGAGCCACCAGCGGTACGTCCTCAGCGATCTGTCCAGCTCGCGCGTCCAGCCGGTCGTCGGCGACCTGGGCAAGCCCGAACTGGGGCTGTCCCCCAGCCGGTTCGAGGAGCTGGGATCGACCATCGACGCCATCTACCACTTCGGCGGCCAGGTCAACTTCATCTACCCGTACCACGAGTTGCGCTCGGCCAACGTAGACGGAACATACGAGATCATCCGCCTCGCCGCCGACCGGGCCGTCCCCGTCCACTTCACCTCCAGCATGGCGGTGCTCGCGGGATTCGGGCCGGCCGGGGTGCGCAAGGTGACGGAGAACACGCCGCTGCGCTTCCCCGATTATCTGTCCGTGGGATACGTGGAGACCAAATGGGTCGCCGAGGCGCTGTTGAAGAGGGCGTCCGACGCGGGCCTGCCAGTCGCCGTCTACCGCCTGATGGACGTCACGGGCAGAAGCGGAACCGGCGTGATGAACACCAGCAGCGAGCTGGCCGCCCTCTTCGACTTCATCGCGCGGACCGGGTTGTGCCCCGACGTCCGGCTGCCGCTGGACTTCCTGCCCGCCGACCACCTCGCCCGCGCCATCGGACACATCTCCACCAGCGGGCCCGCTCACGGCGAGGTCTACCACCTCACCAACCCCCGGCCCACGCTGCTGAATTCGCTCGCCGAGCGCCTGCGCCGACGGGAGTACCCAATCCAGGAGATCCCGTACGCCGAGTGGATCGCCGCTCTGGTGAGGTACGCGGCCGGGCACCCCACCGACCCGATCACCCCGTTCGTCCCGCTCTTCGTCGACCGGTGCGCGCGCGCCGACATCACCGTGAGCGAGATGTACTTTCAGGGCGTTTTCACGGAGTTCACCCGCGGCAACGCGGAACGGGCGCTGGTGAACGCCGGAATCGACATTCCGCCGGTGGACGCGGAGATGATGGACCGCTACATCGACTTCCTCCAACAGACCGACGGCGTCAGGTCGGTGAAGAGCCAAGGGCAAGGGACGGCACGATGGTGA
- a CDS encoding putative bifunctional diguanylate cyclase/phosphodiesterase, which translates to MNARLRSQIAMAVVSACIVVLTAVYYMVPEQRLIFVALGAIGVIGIVLGILLHRPAHRLPWLFLAAGNFAFAAGQATQIILIQLLDEEVPFPSIADGFYLAAYPLYAAGLLGFVHWRTGWRDRASLVDALTLTVGLALLSWLFLIDPYARVAGLTWVQKAFSIAYPLGDILVLAMLLRLLVGRGGKSRSLMLLTAGTVGLLAADVAYGLIQLNGTWRTGTAVDLGWAVLYGAWAAAALDPSMRSLTQPVAWRAESATSRLTLLTLASLIAPAILLTEAVRGVRSEVGVIGVFSAVLFLLVLYRLAGVVATHQQAVGREKTLRDAVSSLGGAGDLRDAASAVNSAVTELMPDTPPRSALLTVPDNTLWVNGAHGGIRGPLSPRGTAAVRELIASGENRLVTLDGVGPDLAAHLTGQDEGPTHTGHALVCPLTSQDHPSGDPLIGALIVIGDERELLMLRETLATLAAQTALAVARVALAQEVNRRNSEMYFRTLVQNASDVILILDDDRVRYASPSAEQVLGFTNLEGTHLIDLVPPQDSLAVVETLGRIRSREYQTRREHWRMIRADRGSIEVEVRWSDLREEATVGGVVLTLRDVTEQRKLERELTHQAFHDSLTGLANRLLFQERVNHALVQAQRDGTVVGVLFVDVDDFKVVNDIHGHSVGDELLVALSLRLQTTVRASDTAARIGGDEFALLVEGSATPTGVERFTEHVMTAFAEPFRLSVGPLSTYASVGVATTEDSIDSVELLTHADLALYAAKTAGKRQWRRYHPALQSGMAERAKLQEGLDSSSIETSFMVLYQPIVELASGRIAGFEALVRWPHSARGMVLPEQFITLAEESGQIVPLGAWVLDQAAAEAVRWEEFVLRGGTADRNTPYVSVNVSPRQFRDEEFYNVIRRALDLSGIEPSSLVLELTESVLMYNDERILAEMSALTDLGIRIAIDDFGTGYSSLSYLREFPISILKIDKSFVDKLGRSPEQYALVEGITHLADTLGLTVIAEGVEDVRQQESLISMGCPFGQGYLFAEPVGAEEAKHLVLAPPLGRMAGLAGTPTEGQQ; encoded by the coding sequence ATGAACGCGCGACTGCGAAGCCAGATCGCGATGGCTGTTGTCAGCGCATGCATCGTCGTGCTGACCGCGGTCTACTACATGGTTCCGGAACAGCGGCTGATCTTTGTCGCCCTTGGAGCCATCGGGGTCATCGGTATTGTCCTGGGTATCCTTCTCCACCGCCCCGCGCATCGACTCCCCTGGCTGTTTCTCGCCGCGGGAAACTTCGCCTTCGCCGCGGGCCAGGCCACCCAGATCATCCTCATCCAGTTACTCGACGAGGAAGTCCCGTTCCCCTCGATCGCCGACGGCTTTTATCTCGCGGCATATCCGCTGTATGCGGCCGGGCTGCTGGGCTTCGTGCACTGGCGCACAGGTTGGCGCGACCGCGCCAGCCTCGTCGACGCGCTGACGCTGACCGTCGGCCTGGCGCTGCTGTCGTGGCTCTTCCTCATCGATCCGTACGCCCGCGTCGCGGGTCTCACCTGGGTTCAGAAGGCGTTCTCCATCGCCTATCCACTCGGCGACATCCTCGTACTGGCGATGCTGCTGCGCCTGCTCGTCGGCCGTGGCGGCAAGAGCCGCTCGCTCATGCTGCTCACCGCGGGTACCGTCGGCCTGCTCGCCGCCGACGTGGCTTACGGCCTGATCCAACTGAACGGGACGTGGCGCACGGGTACCGCGGTCGATCTCGGCTGGGCCGTCCTGTACGGAGCCTGGGCGGCCGCCGCGCTCGATCCGTCCATGCGCTCGCTGACCCAGCCGGTGGCATGGCGCGCCGAGTCCGCCACGAGCCGGCTGACCCTGCTCACCCTGGCGTCATTGATCGCACCGGCCATCCTCCTGACGGAGGCGGTGCGCGGGGTGCGCTCCGAAGTCGGCGTCATCGGGGTGTTCTCCGCGGTGCTCTTCCTCCTGGTGCTCTACCGCCTGGCGGGCGTTGTGGCGACCCACCAGCAGGCGGTCGGCCGGGAGAAGACGCTGCGCGACGCGGTGTCATCGCTGGGTGGAGCGGGCGATCTGCGGGATGCGGCCTCCGCCGTCAACTCCGCGGTGACGGAGTTGATGCCGGACACCCCGCCGCGTTCCGCGCTGCTCACCGTGCCGGACAACACGCTCTGGGTGAACGGGGCGCACGGCGGCATACGCGGGCCCCTGTCCCCGCGGGGAACGGCAGCCGTACGGGAACTGATCGCGTCCGGCGAGAACCGCCTGGTGACCCTCGACGGAGTGGGGCCCGATCTCGCCGCCCACCTCACAGGTCAGGACGAGGGGCCGACACACACCGGGCATGCGCTGGTCTGCCCGCTCACCTCTCAGGATCACCCCTCCGGCGATCCGCTGATCGGGGCGCTGATCGTGATCGGGGACGAGCGGGAGCTGCTCATGCTCCGCGAAACGCTCGCGACTCTCGCCGCGCAGACGGCACTTGCCGTGGCGCGGGTCGCCCTCGCCCAGGAGGTCAACCGGCGCAACAGCGAGATGTACTTCCGCACACTGGTGCAGAACGCCTCGGACGTGATCCTGATCCTCGACGACGACCGAGTCCGTTACGCCAGCCCCTCCGCCGAGCAGGTGCTCGGATTCACGAACCTGGAGGGCACCCACCTCATCGATCTGGTGCCGCCGCAGGACAGCCTCGCGGTCGTCGAGACACTCGGCCGGATACGGAGCCGCGAGTACCAGACCAGGCGCGAGCACTGGCGCATGATCCGCGCCGACCGGGGCTCCATCGAAGTCGAGGTGAGGTGGAGCGACCTGCGCGAGGAGGCGACCGTCGGCGGGGTGGTGCTCACCCTGCGGGACGTGACCGAACAGCGCAAGCTCGAACGCGAACTCACCCACCAGGCGTTCCACGACTCCCTCACCGGCCTGGCCAACCGCCTGCTCTTCCAGGAACGGGTCAACCACGCCCTGGTGCAGGCTCAGCGCGACGGCACGGTCGTCGGTGTGCTCTTCGTCGACGTCGACGACTTCAAGGTCGTCAACGACATACACGGCCACAGTGTGGGCGACGAACTCCTGGTCGCGCTGTCACTCCGGCTGCAGACCACCGTCCGTGCCTCCGACACCGCCGCGCGCATAGGCGGCGACGAGTTCGCCCTGCTGGTGGAGGGCTCCGCCACACCGACGGGTGTGGAGCGGTTCACCGAACATGTGATGACCGCGTTCGCCGAGCCGTTCCGGCTCAGTGTGGGACCGCTGAGCACGTACGCCAGCGTCGGCGTCGCGACGACGGAGGACAGCATCGACTCGGTCGAACTGCTGACGCACGCCGATCTCGCGCTGTACGCGGCGAAGACGGCGGGCAAGCGCCAGTGGCGCCGCTACCACCCGGCTCTGCAGAGCGGCATGGCCGAGCGTGCCAAGTTGCAGGAGGGCCTGGACAGTTCGTCGATCGAGACGTCGTTCATGGTGCTCTACCAGCCCATCGTGGAGTTGGCCAGCGGGCGGATCGCCGGCTTCGAGGCGCTCGTTCGCTGGCCTCACTCCGCGCGCGGCATGGTGCTGCCGGAGCAGTTCATCACGCTGGCCGAGGAGAGCGGGCAGATCGTCCCGCTGGGCGCCTGGGTGCTTGACCAAGCCGCGGCCGAGGCGGTCCGGTGGGAGGAGTTCGTGCTGCGCGGCGGGACCGCCGACCGCAACACGCCTTACGTCAGCGTGAACGTGTCGCCGCGTCAGTTCCGGGACGAGGAGTTCTACAACGTGATCCGACGCGCTCTGGATCTCTCCGGCATCGAGCCCTCGTCCCTCGTACTGGAACTGACCGAGAGTGTGCTGATGTACAACGACGAACGTATATTGGCCGAGATGAGTGCGCTCACCGACCTCGGTATCCGTATCGCGATCGACGATTTCGGAACGGGCTACTCGTCGCTGAGCTATCTGCGTGAGTTCCCCATCTCGATACTCAAGATCGACAAGTCGTTCGTCGACAAACTCGGGCGCTCGCCCGAACAGTACGCCCTGGTCGAGGGCATCACGCATCTCGCGGACACCCTCGGTCTCACCGTGATCGCCGAAGGAGTGGAGGACGTGCGGCAGCAAGAGTCACTGATCTCCATGGGCTGCCCGTTCGGCCAGGGGTATCTCTTCGCCGAACCGGTCGGCGCCGAGGAGGCGAAGCACCTCGTCCTGGCGCCGCCGCTCGGCCGCATGGCCGGATTGGCCGGGACACCCACGGAAGGGCAGCAGTAA